A single region of the Streptomyces sp. NBC_00425 genome encodes:
- a CDS encoding FhaA domain-containing protein, which yields MGVLKKFEQRLEGLVNGTFAKVFKSEVQPVEIAGALQRECDNNATIWNRDRTVVPNDFIVELSTPDYERLSPYSGQLGDELAGMVRDYAKQQRYTFMGPIKVNLEKADDLDTGLYRVRSRTLASSSSQMPDSPAADGRQRSAGPGGAAYPGAGAASAPPMPSAPPPGAPGARPGGYGYPPAAGAQRPGAAGGGLAGAPQPGSRTRHWIEINGARHQISRATLVLGRSTEADVRIDDPGVSRRHCEIRTGSPSTVQDLGSTNGIVVDGQHTTRATLRDGSRIVVGSTTIIYRQAEG from the coding sequence ATGGGAGTTCTGAAGAAGTTCGAGCAGCGTCTCGAGGGTCTGGTCAACGGCACCTTCGCCAAGGTCTTCAAGTCCGAGGTCCAGCCCGTCGAGATCGCGGGTGCGCTCCAGCGCGAGTGCGACAACAACGCCACGATCTGGAACCGCGACCGCACCGTCGTCCCCAACGACTTCATCGTGGAGCTGAGCACGCCGGACTACGAGCGGCTCAGCCCCTACTCCGGCCAGCTCGGCGACGAGCTGGCCGGCATGGTGCGCGACTACGCCAAGCAGCAGCGCTACACCTTCATGGGGCCGATCAAGGTCAACCTGGAGAAGGCGGACGACCTCGACACGGGTCTGTACCGGGTGCGCAGCCGTACGCTCGCCTCGTCCAGCAGCCAGATGCCGGACTCACCGGCCGCCGACGGCCGGCAGCGCTCGGCCGGGCCGGGCGGCGCCGCCTATCCCGGCGCCGGCGCGGCTTCCGCTCCGCCGATGCCGTCCGCACCGCCGCCCGGCGCCCCAGGCGCCCGTCCCGGCGGCTACGGCTACCCGCCCGCCGCGGGCGCACAGCGTCCCGGCGCGGCAGGCGGCGGCCTGGCCGGGGCTCCGCAGCCCGGGTCACGCACCCGCCACTGGATCGAGATCAACGGCGCACGCCACCAGATCTCCCGCGCGACGCTCGTGCTGGGCCGCAGCACCGAGGCCGACGTGCGGATCGACGACCCCGGCGTCTCCCGCCGGCACTGCGAGATCCGGACCGGTTCGCCCTCGACTGTCCAGGATCTCGGCTCCACCAACGGCATCGTGGTGGACGGGCAGCACACCACCCGCGCTACGCTCCGCGACGGCTCGCGGATCGTCGTGGGCAGCACCACCATCATTTACCGGCAAGCCGAAGGGTGA
- a CDS encoding FtsW/RodA/SpoVE family cell cycle protein, with protein sequence MSSTTNSPTHHTSTIGSIGTPSRRNTELALLVFAVVIPVFAYANVGLAINEQVPSGLLSYGLGLGLLAGVAHLVVRKFAPYADPLLLPLATLLNGLGLVAIWRLDQSKYLQQAHQAGTAAPRQLLYTALGIALFIVVLIFLKDHRVLQRYTYISMVGAIFLLLLPLVPGLGQNIYGAKIWISVAGFSIQPGEFAKIVLAIFFAGYLMVKRDALALASRRVLGLYLPRGRDLGPIIVVWFISILILVFETDLGTSLLFFGMFVIMLYVATERTSWIVFGLLMSAVGAVGVAQFESHVQQRVQAWLDPMKEYKLSQAGIGGHSEQAMQALWAFGSGGTLGTGWGQGHSELIKFAANSDFILATFGEELGLAGIMALLLLYGLIAERGVRTALAARDPFGKLLAIGLSGAFALQVFVVAGGVMGLIPLTGMTMPFLAYGGSSVIANWALIGILIRISDTARRPAPAPASTPDAEMTQVVRPS encoded by the coding sequence ATGAGCAGTACTACCAACTCGCCGACGCACCACACGTCCACGATCGGCTCGATCGGCACACCGAGCCGGCGCAACACCGAGCTCGCGCTGCTGGTGTTCGCCGTCGTCATCCCGGTGTTCGCCTATGCCAACGTGGGCCTGGCGATCAACGAGCAGGTGCCGTCCGGGCTGCTGAGCTACGGGCTCGGCCTCGGTCTGCTGGCCGGCGTCGCGCATCTCGTCGTCCGCAAGTTCGCGCCGTACGCCGACCCGCTGCTGCTGCCGCTGGCGACGCTGCTGAACGGGCTGGGGCTGGTCGCCATCTGGCGGCTCGACCAGTCCAAGTACCTCCAGCAGGCCCACCAGGCCGGCACGGCCGCGCCACGGCAGCTGCTGTACACGGCCCTGGGCATCGCCCTGTTCATCGTGGTACTGATCTTCCTCAAGGACCACCGCGTCCTGCAGCGTTACACCTACATCTCCATGGTCGGCGCGATCTTCCTGCTGCTGCTGCCGCTCGTGCCGGGCCTCGGGCAGAACATCTACGGCGCCAAGATCTGGATCTCGGTGGCCGGTTTCTCCATCCAGCCCGGTGAGTTCGCCAAGATCGTGCTGGCGATCTTCTTCGCCGGCTATCTGATGGTGAAGCGCGACGCGCTCGCCCTGGCCAGCCGCCGCGTCCTCGGCCTGTACCTGCCGCGCGGCCGCGACCTCGGCCCGATCATCGTCGTCTGGTTCATCTCGATCCTGATCCTGGTCTTCGAGACGGACCTCGGCACTTCGCTGCTGTTCTTCGGCATGTTCGTGATCATGCTGTACGTCGCCACCGAGCGGACCAGCTGGATCGTCTTCGGTCTGCTGATGTCCGCGGTCGGCGCGGTCGGCGTGGCCCAGTTCGAGAGCCACGTCCAGCAGCGTGTGCAGGCCTGGCTCGACCCGATGAAGGAGTACAAGCTCTCCCAGGCGGGTATCGGCGGCCACTCCGAGCAGGCCATGCAGGCACTGTGGGCGTTCGGCTCCGGCGGCACCCTCGGCACCGGCTGGGGTCAGGGCCACTCCGAGCTGATCAAGTTCGCCGCCAACTCCGACTTCATCCTCGCCACCTTCGGCGAGGAGCTCGGCCTGGCCGGCATCATGGCGCTCCTGCTGCTGTACGGCCTGATCGCCGAGCGCGGCGTGCGCACCGCCCTCGCCGCCCGTGACCCGTTCGGCAAGCTGCTCGCCATCGGTCTCTCCGGCGCGTTCGCCCTGCAGGTGTTCGTCGTGGCCGGCGGTGTGATGGGGCTCATCCCGCTGACCGGTATGACGATGCCGTTCCTCGCGTACGGCGGTTCGTCCGTCATCGCCAACTGGGCCCTGATCGGCATCCTGATCAGGATCAGCGACACCGCGCGCCGTCCGGCGCCCGCGCCCGCCTCCACCCCCGACGCCGAGATGACCCAGGTGGTCCGCCCGTCATGA
- a CDS encoding DUF2252 domain-containing protein, whose protein sequence is MTGTGGAETGTSGSTGTGETVGVRRIPQVRGFAERPGESSDARSGVGESPKENGRALRGRVPRSAHAQLDLDAARPDAVAAVEESNRGRIPELTPIRVGRMAATPFAFLRGSAGLMAYDLARTPMTGVRAQICGDAHAANFGLYGDARGGLVIDLNDFDETVDGPWEWDLKRLAASLVLAGREAGADEDTCRKAAHGAAGSYRRTMRLLAKLPVLDAWNAIADEELVSHADAHDLLGTLERVSEKARANTSGRFAAKSTEATEDGGRRFVDAAPVLRRVPDAEAAAVAASLEYYVTTLTEDRHPLLARHAIHDVAFRIVGTGSVGTRSYVVLLLDHRGEPLVLQVKEARASALVPHLRSAGFETPEADHEGRRVVIGQKRMQVVSDILLGWTTVEERPFQVRQFRNRKGSVDPAALAADQIDDYGRMTGALLARAHSHSADPRLVAGYCGKNEELDEAIAGFAVAYADRTEADHTDLVAAVRAGRIPAETGV, encoded by the coding sequence ATGACCGGGACCGGTGGTGCGGAGACCGGAACGAGCGGGTCGACCGGGACGGGCGAAACGGTCGGAGTGCGCAGGATTCCCCAGGTGCGCGGGTTCGCCGAGCGACCTGGCGAGTCCTCCGACGCACGGTCCGGCGTGGGAGAGAGCCCCAAGGAGAACGGCCGGGCCCTGCGCGGCCGGGTGCCGCGGTCGGCGCATGCCCAGCTCGACCTGGACGCCGCCCGGCCGGACGCGGTGGCCGCGGTCGAGGAGTCCAACCGAGGCCGCATCCCCGAGCTGACGCCCATACGGGTGGGCCGGATGGCGGCCACGCCGTTCGCGTTCCTGCGGGGCTCCGCGGGACTCATGGCGTACGACCTGGCCCGCACCCCGATGACCGGCGTCCGCGCCCAGATCTGCGGTGACGCCCACGCCGCCAACTTCGGCTTGTACGGCGACGCGCGTGGCGGACTGGTCATCGACCTGAACGACTTCGACGAGACCGTCGACGGCCCCTGGGAGTGGGACCTCAAGCGCCTCGCCGCCTCCCTCGTGCTCGCGGGCCGCGAGGCCGGCGCGGACGAGGACACCTGCCGCAAGGCGGCGCACGGCGCGGCCGGTTCCTACCGCCGCACCATGCGGCTCCTGGCCAAGCTGCCCGTGCTGGACGCCTGGAACGCCATCGCCGACGAAGAGCTCGTCTCCCACGCCGACGCCCACGATCTGCTGGGCACCCTGGAACGGGTGTCGGAGAAGGCGCGGGCCAACACCAGCGGGCGGTTCGCGGCCAAGTCGACCGAGGCGACGGAGGACGGCGGCCGGCGCTTCGTGGACGCTGCACCGGTGCTGCGCCGGGTCCCGGACGCCGAGGCCGCGGCGGTGGCCGCGTCCCTGGAGTACTACGTGACCACCCTGACCGAGGACCGCCATCCTCTCCTCGCTCGCCACGCGATCCACGACGTGGCCTTCCGCATCGTGGGCACGGGCAGCGTGGGGACGAGGTCCTACGTGGTGCTGCTGCTCGATCATCGCGGCGAGCCCCTGGTCCTCCAGGTGAAGGAGGCCCGCGCCTCGGCGCTCGTCCCGCACCTGCGGAGCGCCGGCTTCGAGACGCCGGAGGCGGACCACGAGGGCCGCCGGGTGGTGATCGGCCAGAAGCGCATGCAGGTCGTCAGCGACATCCTGCTGGGCTGGACCACCGTCGAGGAACGCCCCTTCCAGGTACGGCAGTTCCGCAACCGCAAGGGCAGCGTCGACCCGGCCGCCCTCGCCGCCGACCAGATCGACGACTACGGCCGTATGACCGGCGCGCTGCTGGCCCGCGCCCACTCGCACAGTGCCGACCCGCGCCTCGTCGCCGGATACTGCGGCAAGAACGAGGAGCTCGACGAGGCGATCGCCGGGTTCGCCGTCGCCTACGCCGACCGCACCGAGGCGGACCACACGGACCTCGTCGCGGCGGTACGTGCGGGACGCATCCCGGCCGAGACGGGAGTGTGA
- the pknB gene encoding Stk1 family PASTA domain-containing Ser/Thr kinase yields the protein MEEPRRLGGRYELGHVLGRGGMAEVYLAHDTRLGRTVAVKTLRADLARDPSFQARFRREAQSAASLNHPAIVAVYDTGEDYIGEVSIPYIVMEYVDGSTLRELLHSGRKLLPERTLEMTIGILQALEYSHRAGIVHRDIKPANVMLTRNGQVKVMDFGIARAMGDSGMTMTQTSAVIGTAQYLSPEQAKGEQVDARSDLYSTGCLLYELLTVRPPFVGDSPVAVAYQHVREEPQPPSVFDPEITPEMDAIVLRALVKDPNYRYQSADEMRLDIEACLDGQPVAATAAMGSVGYGGYGDDHATTAMRSADAGATSMLPPMNPDDGSYGYDDRPDRRRQKKSNTSTILLVVAAVLVLVGAVLIGKWVVSDGASAKPFPVPNFVGQPLASAKTMADNVELKVESTEAACENQPKGSICTQDPVVGKNVNKGDTVKLVVSTGAPKVVVPTVLGKSVDEAKKLLESDQYQFNVETKEEVSTEEAGTVTDQDLKLGAQVEKGATITLTVAKAQEKSTVPDVSNKSCDEAKAQMDQNGLKGECVEVDTQDQNQVGKVIQTVPSIGSQADKGSKVQIQIGKSTQTQVPGNLQGMSLKDAKKALRDAGLNVGNIAGSQDDDAQVINSDPAPGSTVNKGQTVNLVAFKNGNNNGDNNNGGGGGFFGGVTGTSARTED from the coding sequence ATGGAAGAGCCGCGTCGCCTCGGCGGCCGGTACGAGCTGGGCCACGTGCTCGGCCGTGGTGGCATGGCCGAGGTCTACCTCGCGCATGACACCCGCCTCGGCCGCACCGTGGCGGTGAAGACGCTGCGCGCGGACCTCGCGCGCGACCCTTCCTTCCAGGCCCGGTTCCGCCGGGAGGCCCAGTCTGCCGCCTCGCTCAACCACCCCGCGATCGTGGCGGTGTACGACACGGGCGAGGACTACATCGGCGAAGTGTCCATCCCGTACATCGTCATGGAGTACGTCGACGGCTCCACGCTCCGCGAGCTGCTCCACTCCGGCCGCAAGCTGCTGCCGGAGCGGACGCTGGAGATGACCATCGGCATCCTCCAGGCCCTGGAGTACTCGCACAGAGCCGGCATCGTCCACCGCGACATCAAGCCGGCGAACGTCATGCTGACGCGCAACGGCCAGGTCAAGGTCATGGACTTCGGCATCGCCCGCGCCATGGGCGACTCGGGCATGACGATGACGCAGACGTCGGCGGTCATCGGCACGGCGCAGTACCTCTCGCCGGAGCAGGCCAAGGGCGAGCAGGTCGACGCCCGCTCCGACCTGTACTCCACCGGCTGTCTGCTCTACGAGCTGCTGACGGTGCGGCCGCCCTTCGTCGGGGACTCCCCGGTCGCGGTGGCCTACCAGCACGTCCGGGAGGAGCCGCAGCCGCCGAGCGTCTTCGACCCCGAGATCACCCCCGAGATGGACGCGATCGTCCTGCGGGCGCTGGTCAAGGACCCGAACTACCGCTACCAGTCCGCCGACGAGATGCGCCTGGACATCGAGGCCTGCCTCGACGGCCAGCCGGTCGCGGCCACGGCGGCGATGGGCTCGGTCGGCTACGGCGGGTACGGCGACGACCACGCGACGACGGCGATGCGCTCGGCGGACGCCGGCGCCACGTCGATGCTGCCGCCCATGAACCCGGACGACGGCAGCTACGGCTACGACGACCGGCCGGACCGGCGCCGCCAGAAGAAGTCGAACACCTCGACGATCCTGCTCGTCGTGGCCGCCGTGCTGGTACTGGTGGGCGCGGTCCTGATCGGCAAGTGGGTGGTCAGCGACGGCGCCTCGGCCAAACCGTTCCCGGTGCCGAACTTCGTCGGCCAGCCCCTGGCCAGCGCCAAGACGATGGCCGACAACGTGGAACTGAAGGTGGAGAGCACCGAAGCCGCCTGCGAGAACCAGCCCAAGGGCAGCATCTGCACGCAGGACCCGGTGGTCGGCAAGAACGTCAACAAGGGCGACACCGTCAAGCTCGTCGTCTCCACCGGTGCGCCGAAGGTGGTCGTCCCGACCGTGCTCGGCAAGAGCGTGGACGAGGCGAAGAAGCTCCTGGAGAGCGACCAGTACCAGTTCAACGTCGAGACGAAGGAAGAGGTGTCCACCGAGGAGGCGGGCACCGTCACGGACCAGGACCTCAAGCTCGGCGCACAGGTGGAGAAGGGTGCCACCATCACCCTCACCGTCGCCAAGGCCCAGGAGAAGTCCACCGTCCCGGACGTCTCCAACAAGAGCTGTGACGAGGCCAAGGCCCAGATGGACCAGAACGGCCTCAAGGGCGAGTGCGTCGAGGTCGACACCCAGGACCAGAACCAGGTCGGCAAGGTCATCCAGACCGTGCCGTCGATCGGCTCCCAGGCCGACAAGGGCTCCAAGGTCCAGATCCAGATCGGCAAGAGCACCCAGACGCAGGTGCCGGGCAACCTCCAGGGCATGTCCCTGAAGGACGCCAAGAAGGCGCTGCGGGACGCGGGCCTGAACGTCGGCAACATCGCCGGTTCACAGGACGACGACGCCCAGGTCATCAACTCCGACCCGGCCCCCGGCAGCACGGTCAACAAGGGGCAGACGGTCAACCTGGTCGCCTTCAAGAACGGCAACAACAACGGCGACAACAACAACGGCGGCGGCGGCGGCTTCTTCGGCGGCGTCACCGGAACCTCGGCCCGCACGGAGGACTGA
- a CDS encoding peptidoglycan D,D-transpeptidase FtsI family protein, with the protein MNKPLRRIAIFCGLLVLTLLLRDNYLQYVKADSLASDTKNRRVNITRYATPRGDIIVDGKAITGSVETTGDYKYKRTWTNGPMWAPVTGYSSQAFGANQLEKLEDGILSGNDDRLFFRNTLDMITGKEKEGGSVVTTLNAAAQKAAYQGLGDKKGAVAAIEPSTGKILALVSTPSYDPSKFAGSSNKDAEEWNKVQKKNDRDDPMLNRALRETYPPGSTFKVVTAAAALENGEASGIDDKTDTPDPFPLPQSSNKLTNEHGECKNATLRYALMVSCNTVFAKMADNVGNEKMIDQATKFGFNEAELDTPVRAAESIYPKDNAPQNALDGIGQGSNRATPLQMAMVASAVANDGKLMKPYMVDQIWAKLDPLETTEPQQLSQAVSAKTAQALQKMMETVVEDPLGTGGKAKIDGVKVGGKTGTAQHGLNNSEKPYAWFISYAKLSDGSAPVAVAVVVEDGAANRGDITGGGLAGPIARDVMKAVIGSKK; encoded by the coding sequence ATGAACAAGCCCCTGCGCCGGATCGCTATCTTCTGCGGCCTGCTGGTCCTCACCCTGCTGCTGCGGGACAACTACCTGCAGTACGTCAAGGCGGACAGCCTCGCGAGCGACACCAAGAACCGCCGCGTCAACATCACGCGGTACGCCACCCCGCGCGGCGACATCATCGTCGACGGCAAGGCGATCACCGGTTCGGTGGAGACCACCGGCGACTACAAGTACAAGCGCACCTGGACCAACGGCCCGATGTGGGCGCCGGTCACCGGGTACTCCTCGCAGGCCTTCGGCGCCAACCAGCTGGAGAAGCTGGAGGACGGCATCCTCAGCGGCAACGACGACCGGCTGTTCTTCCGCAATACCCTGGACATGATCACGGGCAAGGAGAAGGAGGGCGGCAGCGTCGTCACCACCCTCAACGCCGCCGCGCAGAAGGCCGCCTACCAGGGCCTGGGCGACAAGAAGGGCGCGGTCGCCGCGATCGAGCCGTCCACCGGCAAGATCCTCGCGCTGGTCTCGACGCCGTCGTACGACCCCTCGAAGTTCGCCGGATCCTCGAACAAGGACGCCGAGGAGTGGAACAAGGTCCAGAAGAAGAACGACCGCGACGACCCGATGCTCAACCGCGCGCTGCGTGAGACCTACCCGCCCGGTTCCACGTTCAAGGTGGTCACGGCCGCCGCGGCGCTGGAGAACGGCGAGGCCTCGGGCATCGACGACAAGACCGACACCCCGGACCCGTTCCCGCTGCCGCAGTCCTCGAACAAGCTCACCAACGAGCACGGCGAGTGCAAGAACGCCACCCTGCGCTATGCGCTCATGGTGTCCTGCAACACCGTCTTCGCGAAGATGGCCGACAACGTCGGCAACGAGAAGATGATCGACCAGGCGACCAAGTTCGGCTTCAACGAGGCCGAACTGGACACCCCGGTGCGCGCCGCCGAGTCGATCTACCCCAAGGACAACGCCCCGCAGAACGCGCTGGACGGCATCGGCCAGGGCTCCAACCGGGCCACCCCGCTGCAGATGGCCATGGTCGCCTCGGCGGTCGCCAACGACGGCAAGCTGATGAAGCCGTACATGGTGGACCAGATCTGGGCGAAGCTGGACCCGCTGGAGACCACGGAGCCGCAGCAGCTGTCCCAGGCCGTCTCGGCGAAGACCGCGCAGGCCCTCCAGAAGATGATGGAGACGGTCGTCGAGGACCCGCTGGGCACTGGTGGCAAGGCCAAGATCGACGGCGTCAAGGTCGGCGGCAAGACCGGTACCGCCCAGCACGGCCTCAACAACAGCGAGAAGCCTTACGCCTGGTTCATCTCGTACGCCAAGCTGTCCGACGGCAGTGCGCCGGTCGCGGTCGCCGTCGTCGTCGAGGACGGCGCGGCCAACCGCGGCGACATCACCGGCGGCGGTCTCGCCGGCCCGATCGCAAGGGACGTGATGAAGGCAGTCATCGGCAGCAAGAAGTGA
- a CDS encoding Stp1/IreP family PP2C-type Ser/Thr phosphatase — MSLSLRFAAGSHKGMIREGNEDSGYAGPRLLAIADGMGGAAAGEVASSEAISTIVALDDDVPGSDVLTSLGTAVQRANDQLRSLVEEDPQLEGMGTTLTALLWTGQRLGLVHVGDSRAYLLRDGVLTQITQDHTWVQRLVDEGRITEEEATTHPQRSLLMRALGSGEHVEPDLSIREVRAGDRYLICSDGLSGVVSHQTLEDTLASYQGPQETVQELIQLALRGGGPDNITVIVADVLDLDTGDTLAGQLSDVPVVVGAVAENQLQLHDNGIMQTPAGRASGLGRRQQGHGGGGQFGPPGSGGDITGFIPTDGFADYTDDDFVKPRKGRRWLKRSFYGVLALAVIGGGLYGGYRWTQTQYYVGTSGEHVALYRGISQDLAWVSLSKVEKDHPEIELKYLPQYQQKLVEATIAEGSLPNAQKKIDELAVQASACRKQAGGTAAGATGSQTSSKTGSKNGSKTGATTGSKNGSKTAEGQGGGTTGTTSVSLTSKASPSPSATASPSVPATPTPTPGPSLSEEEQKVVSRCGEQ; from the coding sequence ATGAGTCTGTCACTGCGTTTCGCCGCCGGATCGCACAAGGGCATGATCCGGGAGGGCAACGAGGATTCCGGTTACGCCGGTCCGCGCCTGCTCGCCATCGCCGACGGCATGGGTGGCGCCGCCGCCGGTGAGGTCGCCTCCTCGGAGGCCATCTCCACCATCGTCGCCCTCGACGACGACGTGCCCGGTTCCGACGTCCTGACCTCGCTCGGCACGGCCGTCCAGCGGGCCAACGACCAGCTGCGCTCGCTGGTCGAGGAGGACCCTCAGCTCGAGGGCATGGGCACCACCCTCACCGCGCTGCTGTGGACGGGCCAGCGTCTCGGTCTCGTGCACGTCGGCGACTCGCGCGCGTACCTGCTGCGGGACGGCGTGCTGACGCAGATCACACAGGACCACACCTGGGTGCAGCGCCTGGTCGACGAGGGCCGCATCACCGAGGAAGAGGCCACCACCCACCCCCAGCGGTCGCTGCTGATGCGGGCGCTGGGCAGCGGTGAGCACGTGGAGCCCGACCTGTCGATCCGCGAGGTGCGGGCCGGCGACCGCTATCTGATCTGCTCCGACGGCCTGTCCGGCGTGGTGTCCCACCAGACGCTCGAGGACACCCTCGCCAGCTACCAGGGCCCGCAGGAGACCGTGCAGGAGCTGATCCAGCTCGCGCTGCGCGGCGGGGGCCCCGACAACATCACGGTGATCGTCGCCGACGTCCTCGACCTGGACACCGGCGACACCCTCGCCGGGCAGCTGTCCGACGTCCCCGTCGTGGTCGGCGCGGTCGCCGAGAACCAGCTCCAGCTGCACGACAACGGCATCATGCAGACCCCGGCGGGCCGCGCCTCCGGGCTCGGTCGCAGGCAGCAGGGCCACGGCGGAGGCGGCCAGTTCGGTCCGCCCGGCTCCGGCGGCGACATCACGGGCTTCATCCCCACCGACGGCTTCGCCGACTACACCGACGACGACTTCGTCAAGCCGCGCAAGGGCCGCCGGTGGCTGAAGAGATCCTTCTACGGGGTGCTCGCGCTCGCCGTCATCGGCGGCGGCCTGTACGGCGGCTACCGCTGGACGCAGACGCAGTACTACGTCGGCACCAGCGGCGAGCACGTCGCCCTGTACCGGGGCATCAGCCAGGACCTGGCGTGGGTGTCGTTGTCGAAGGTGGAGAAAGACCACCCCGAGATCGAACTCAAGTACCTCCCGCAGTACCAGCAGAAGCTGGTGGAGGCGACGATCGCCGAGGGCAGCCTCCCGAACGCCCAGAAGAAGATCGACGAGCTGGCCGTCCAGGCTTCCGCGTGCAGGAAGCAGGCGGGTGGCACCGCCGCGGGCGCCACCGGTTCGCAGACCTCCTCGAAGACCGGTTCCAAGAACGGTTCCAAGACCGGCGCGACGACCGGTTCCAAGAACGGTTCGAAGACCGCTGAGGGCCAGGGCGGCGGCACCACGGGAACCACGTCCGTCTCCCTCACGTCCAAGGCATCGCCGAGCCCCTCGGCAACCGCGTCCCCGTCCGTACCCGCGACCCCCACTCCCACCCCCGGTCCGAGCCTTTCGGAGGAGGAGCAGAAGGTCGTCTCGCGGTGCGGTGAGCAGTAG
- a CDS encoding class E sortase, translating into MNVAATTGDTEHGDTEHEQHARVDASGPAPRRRGGRVALAVSVFGELLITVGLVLGLFVVYSLWWTNVVADRHADRQGDRVRDTWAQEPTGPGALDTKDGIGFLHVPAMRNGEVLVAKGTSSKILNEGVAGYYTDPSKAMLPMTGKKGNFTLAAHRDGHGAKFHNIDKLEKGDPIVFETKDKWYVYKVYDILDETSKYNVQVLAQVPKESGKTKAGHYITLTTCTPVYTSRYRYVVWGELVRVENVDADRTPPKELG; encoded by the coding sequence ATGAACGTGGCAGCGACCACCGGCGACACCGAGCATGGCGACACCGAGCACGAACAGCACGCGCGCGTGGACGCGTCCGGGCCGGCGCCGCGGCGCAGGGGCGGGCGCGTCGCCCTGGCCGTGAGTGTCTTCGGGGAGCTCCTCATCACGGTCGGCCTGGTGCTCGGCCTGTTCGTCGTCTACTCCCTGTGGTGGACCAACGTGGTCGCCGACCGGCACGCGGACCGGCAGGGCGACCGGGTGCGCGACACCTGGGCGCAGGAGCCCACCGGCCCGGGGGCGCTGGACACCAAGGACGGCATCGGGTTCCTGCACGTCCCCGCGATGAGGAACGGGGAGGTGCTGGTCGCGAAGGGCACCTCGTCGAAGATCCTCAACGAGGGCGTCGCCGGCTACTACACGGACCCGAGCAAGGCGATGCTGCCGATGACGGGCAAGAAGGGCAACTTCACCCTCGCCGCCCACCGCGACGGCCACGGCGCGAAGTTCCACAACATCGACAAGCTGGAGAAGGGCGACCCGATCGTCTTCGAGACGAAGGACAAGTGGTACGTCTACAAGGTGTACGACATCCTCGACGAAACCTCGAAGTACAACGTGCAGGTCCTCGCCCAGGTCCCGAAGGAGTCGGGGAAGACGAAGGCCGGCCACTACATCACCCTGACGACCTGCACACCGGTGTACACGTCCCGGTACCGGTACGTGGTGTGGGGGGAGCTGGTACGGGTCGAGAACGTCGACGCGGACCGCACCCCGCCGAAGGAACTGGGCTGA
- a CDS encoding FHA domain-containing protein FhaB/FipA, whose product MSELTLTVMRLGFLAVLWLFVIVAVQVIRSDLFGTRVTQRGSRREAGRAQQQAQRQQAPPQQRQQPAAAGRTRRNAPTKLVVSEGILTGTTVALQGQTITLGRAHDSTIVLDDDYASSRHARIYPDRDGQWIVEDLGSTNGTYLDRSRLTTPTPIPLGAPIRIGKTVIELRK is encoded by the coding sequence ATGTCAGAGCTGACCCTCACGGTCATGCGGCTGGGTTTCCTGGCCGTACTGTGGCTGTTCGTGATCGTGGCCGTGCAGGTCATCCGCAGCGACCTGTTCGGTACGCGTGTCACCCAGCGCGGTTCGCGCCGGGAGGCCGGGCGGGCGCAACAGCAGGCCCAGCGCCAGCAGGCGCCTCCGCAGCAGCGCCAGCAGCCCGCCGCCGCTGGCCGCACGCGTCGCAACGCACCGACGAAGCTGGTGGTGTCCGAGGGCATCCTCACCGGCACGACCGTCGCGCTCCAGGGCCAGACCATCACGCTGGGCCGGGCGCACGACAGCACGATCGTGCTGGACGACGACTACGCCTCCAGCCGCCATGCCAGGATCTATCCGGACCGCGACGGCCAGTGGATCGTCGAGGACCTGGGCTCCACCAACGGCACGTACCTCGACCGATCGCGGCTGACGACTCCCACACCGATTCCGCTGGGCGCGCCGATCCGTATCGGCAAGACCGTCATCGAGCTTCGGAAGTAG